From a single Calothrix sp. NIES-2098 genomic region:
- a CDS encoding multi-sensor hybrid histidine kinase yields the protein MSDLWNIFFTSGSFIPHGHCYLWQTNLVGLHILSDAIIALAYYSIPTTLFYFVSKRQDLPFHWIFLLFSGFIVACGTTHLMEIWTLWYPTYWLSGFIKAATAIISFFTAVQLVPLVPQALALPSPAQLEQANQQLQTQIAERLKIEAELRKYQNHLEDLVAARTNEITKTNEQLQQEITERQRILEVLRQSEERYRYLAEAIPQLVWTADANGECDYFNQNWCNYTGLTLEQSLGSGWVAALHPDDIQSTYEAWSNAVNSGTLYEIEYRFQRATDGSYRWQLARGLPLKDEQNHVVKWFGTCTDIHEQKEIQQERAHLLELEQTARAKAETANRMKDEFLAILSHELRTPMNAILGWSKLLQSGNLPSEKISQAIGTIERNAKLQVQLIEDLLDISSILQGKLTLNVANVQLESVILSALETMALATQTKSIQVNTIFESNVGTVLGDSTRLQQVVWNLLSNAVKFTPQGGKVEAKLSKVDGYAQIIVSDTGKGISAEFLPYAFDYFRQADSSSTRKFGGLGLGLAIVRNIVEMHGGTVTAASLGEDQGATFTVKLPLQKTKTQDLFNRQNHSSFSTPSSYSLAGVQILVVDDDTDSLEFVAFVLEQDGADVIAASSALEALQVIEQKKPDVLVSDISMPDMDGYTLMRQVRAWSAEQGGEIPAIALTAFARKYDRQQALQAGFQLHLAKPVNPEELVAAVVQLAR from the coding sequence ATGTCAGATTTATGGAATATTTTTTTTACGTCCGGATCTTTTATCCCGCATGGGCACTGCTATCTATGGCAAACTAATTTAGTTGGACTACACATCTTATCTGACGCCATTATTGCACTAGCTTATTACTCAATTCCCACAACACTTTTCTACTTCGTTAGCAAACGCCAGGATCTACCCTTCCATTGGATATTTCTACTTTTTAGTGGTTTTATCGTAGCTTGTGGCACGACTCATCTAATGGAGATTTGGACGCTTTGGTATCCAACCTATTGGCTATCAGGATTTATTAAAGCTGCAACTGCAATTATATCTTTTTTTACAGCGGTACAACTTGTACCCTTAGTGCCGCAAGCCTTAGCGCTTCCTAGCCCTGCTCAATTAGAACAAGCAAACCAACAACTGCAAACACAAATAGCCGAAAGATTAAAGATAGAAGCAGAATTAAGAAAATACCAAAATCATTTAGAAGATTTGGTGGCAGCTCGGACAAATGAAATTACTAAAACCAACGAACAATTACAACAGGAAATTACTGAACGCCAGCGTATTTTAGAAGTTTTACGGCAAAGTGAAGAACGTTATCGTTATTTAGCTGAGGCAATTCCCCAACTTGTATGGACAGCAGATGCTAACGGTGAATGTGATTATTTTAATCAAAATTGGTGCAATTACACAGGGCTGACATTAGAGCAATCCTTGGGTTCGGGTTGGGTAGCAGCATTACATCCAGATGATATCCAAAGTACTTATGAGGCATGGTCAAATGCTGTCAACAGTGGCACCTTATATGAAATTGAATACCGCTTTCAACGGGCGACTGATGGTTCCTATCGCTGGCAGCTAGCACGAGGCTTACCTCTAAAAGATGAGCAAAATCATGTAGTAAAGTGGTTTGGCACTTGTACCGATATTCACGAACAAAAGGAGATACAGCAAGAACGTGCCCACTTACTAGAATTAGAACAAACAGCAAGAGCGAAAGCAGAAACAGCCAATCGAATGAAAGATGAATTTCTGGCCATACTCTCCCACGAACTACGCACCCCAATGAATGCGATTCTGGGCTGGTCAAAATTGTTGCAAAGTGGCAATTTACCATCAGAAAAGATATCTCAAGCCATAGGAACAATAGAGCGCAATGCTAAGTTACAGGTTCAACTAATTGAAGACTTGCTCGATATCTCCAGCATTTTACAAGGCAAATTAACACTAAATGTAGCAAATGTTCAGTTAGAATCTGTTATTTTATCTGCACTAGAAACAATGGCATTGGCTACACAAACTAAGTCAATTCAGGTGAATACAATATTTGAATCGAATGTAGGTACAGTCTTGGGTGATTCTACTCGCTTGCAGCAAGTGGTTTGGAATCTCCTTTCTAACGCTGTCAAATTTACTCCTCAAGGAGGAAAGGTAGAAGCGAAATTGAGCAAAGTTGATGGCTATGCTCAAATCATAGTTAGCGATACAGGTAAAGGGATTAGTGCTGAGTTTTTGCCTTATGCTTTTGATTACTTCCGCCAAGCAGATAGTAGCTCTACAAGAAAATTTGGCGGATTAGGTTTAGGACTGGCAATTGTCCGTAATATTGTCGAAATGCATGGTGGTACAGTTACAGCCGCCAGCCTTGGTGAAGACCAAGGCGCAACTTTCACTGTCAAGTTACCGCTGCAAAAAACCAAAACTCAAGATTTGTTCAATAGGCAAAATCACTCTTCTTTCTCAACACCTAGTTCTTATTCCCTTGCTGGCGTGCAAATTTTGGTTGTCGATGATGATACAGATTCGCTGGAATTTGTTGCTTTCGTATTAGAGCAAGATGGGGCGGATGTAATTGCAGCTTCTTCGGCATTAGAAGCATTACAAGTCATCGAACAGAAAAAGCCAGATGTGTTAGTCAGTGATATCAGTATGCCCGATATGGATGGCTATACCCTCATGCGTCAAGTCAGAGCTTGGAGTGCAGAACAAGGAGGAGAAATTCCAGCGATCGCTCTGACTGCCTTTGCGCGAAAATACGATCGGCAGCAAGCACTGCAAGCTGGGTTTCAGTTGCATTTAGCCAAACCTGTTAACCCAGAAGAATTAGTTGCAGCCGTTGTTCAACTAGCTAGGTAG
- a CDS encoding response regulator receiver domain protein codes for MTSNVEDPHPQEDTKNIQSLDGLRVLLVDDNEDSLILTTFILENNGLQVKTATSVLDALETIKELKFDILISDIAMPEVDGYSFIRKIRDSSTSEQREIPAIALTALSSDESRSMALASGFQSYVNKPVEPTVLLSEIKRLITNNKAIS; via the coding sequence ATGACAAGTAACGTTGAAGATCCACATCCCCAAGAAGATACAAAAAATATTCAATCTCTAGATGGCTTGCGAGTTTTATTAGTAGATGATAACGAAGATAGCCTGATCCTAACTACGTTTATCCTCGAAAATAACGGCTTGCAGGTCAAAACAGCAACATCAGTATTAGATGCTTTAGAAACGATTAAAGAGTTAAAATTTGATATTTTAATTTCTGACATCGCTATGCCAGAAGTTGATGGTTATTCGTTTATTCGCAAAATCAGAGACAGCAGCACTTCTGAACAACGAGAGATACCAGCTATAGCTTTAACTGCTCTCAGTTCTGATGAAAGTCGGAGTATGGCGCTGGCATCGGGTTTTCAAAGTTATGTGAATAAACCTGTAGAACCTACTGTATTATTATCAGAAATAAAACGTTTGATTACTAATAATAAAGCTATTTCATAA